The Sulfitobacter donghicola DSW-25 = KCTC 12864 = JCM 14565 genome has a segment encoding these proteins:
- the argE gene encoding acetylornithine deacetylase, which produces MTRTLEILSRLVAFPTVSRDSNLDLIDWVQELLVGAGFEVTRIWSPCRQKAGLFARIGPAGEGGVCLSAHTDVVPVEGQSWRYPPFELTQDNNRVFGRGTTDMKGFLASALALAERAGKMALSKPLSFVISYDEEIGCVGIQQMLPELKPLIGKPDLVIVGEPTSMQVVTGHKGKAALCVTCRGEAGHSALAPKFVNAIHVAAEFVGQMRDFQGRLAKGAQDAAYDIPYSTVHIGQLSAGKALNIVPDTAELLMEFRHLAQTPKQEIQREVEAIAEQVSRGFSASLPIGVEVVNAYPGLDVDPDHKVVEWATNLVGAPKTGKVAFGTEAGFFDQLGLTALVIGPGDMARDGHKPDEGLCLSQLAACDRMMDEIGTGLSK; this is translated from the coding sequence ATGACCCGCACCCTAGAGATTTTATCCCGTCTGGTGGCTTTCCCGACCGTGAGCCGAGACAGCAATTTAGATTTGATCGATTGGGTTCAGGAATTGTTGGTGGGCGCTGGGTTTGAGGTCACGCGGATTTGGTCTCCTTGCCGCCAAAAAGCAGGGTTATTTGCGCGGATTGGTCCAGCGGGTGAGGGTGGTGTGTGTTTGTCTGCCCATACTGATGTTGTGCCTGTTGAGGGGCAGTCTTGGCGCTATCCACCCTTTGAGCTGACCCAAGACAACAACCGCGTCTTTGGGCGTGGAACAACGGATATGAAGGGGTTTCTCGCCTCGGCGCTGGCCCTTGCCGAGCGGGCGGGGAAGATGGCGCTTTCTAAACCGCTGAGCTTTGTGATCTCATATGATGAGGAAATCGGCTGTGTCGGCATTCAGCAGATGCTGCCAGAGTTGAAACCTTTGATCGGCAAGCCCGACCTTGTCATTGTGGGGGAACCCACCTCAATGCAGGTTGTGACGGGCCACAAAGGCAAGGCCGCGCTCTGCGTGACCTGTCGCGGAGAGGCGGGCCATAGCGCGCTGGCCCCGAAATTCGTCAACGCCATTCATGTCGCAGCAGAGTTTGTAGGGCAGATGCGTGATTTTCAAGGTCGCTTGGCCAAGGGGGCACAGGATGCGGCCTATGACATTCCCTATTCGACGGTTCACATAGGCCAGTTATCTGCGGGAAAGGCGCTGAATATCGTTCCGGACACGGCAGAGCTGCTGATGGAATTCAGGCACCTTGCCCAAACGCCCAAGCAAGAGATACAGCGCGAGGTTGAAGCCATCGCCGAGCAGGTCAGCCGAGGCTTTAGCGCTAGCTTGCCGATCGGTGTTGAGGTGGTGAATGCCTATCCGGGGCTGGATGTTGATCCTGATCACAAGGTGGTGGAATGGGCCACCAATCTGGTCGGAGCCCCCAAAACCGGCAAAGTCGCCTTTGGCACCGAGGCTGGCTTTTTTGACCAGCTTGGCCTGACGGCATTGGTTATCGGGCCTGGGGATATGGCGCGCGATGGTCACAAACCAGACGAGGGGCTGTGCCTGTCGCAATTGGCAGCCTGTGACAGGATGATGGATGAAATCGGCACAGGCCTAAGCAAATAG
- a CDS encoding FAD-dependent oxidoreductase, which translates to MRDSRYDILFEPMQIGPVTAKNRFYQVPHCNGGGYRDPSAAAAMRGSKAEGGWGVIFTEQCEMHHTSEITPFIELRLWEDKDIPMLNKMSDRMKEHGALAGIQLAYSGVNGPNLYSKEVPLAVSAQPIRTFTNDPVQARALDKADIRDLRRWFVNAAKRSQTAGFDLICLYGAHGFGIFQHFLSRATNHRTDEYGGSLENRARFVNEVIADIRDAVGDSMGITLRVSLDETIGDLGFSNAEVREFVDMNRNLPDLWDLAQGTWEECSGPSRFKEEAAQHELVKGIHELTDKPIVGVGRFTSPDVMAKMIKTGTLDFIGCARPSIADPFLPKKIEEGRIEDIRECIGCNICVTGDMTMSISRCTQNPTFMEEWRKGWHPERMNTKGESSNVLIVGAGPAGLEAARATAERGYDVALAEAGTILGGRVAQERHLPGLSAWGRVADYREYQISQKPNVESYFDSALDADSILEFGFENVCIASGAKWRRDGVSRQHVVPFPTDEAMQIFTPDDLMASASPSGHVVIYDDDHYYMGGVMAELLIQKGCSVTLVTPAAYVSEWTLNTLEQHEIHRRLARMGVQIELNRGVTEIASDHVVSNCMFTDQTRPIACDAVLLVSSKVENNKVYLDLKAREAEWADAGIKSVQLIGDANAPGPIAWATYAGHRYARELDGEDIGDALPFRREITELAVD; encoded by the coding sequence TTGCGCGATTCCCGTTACGATATCTTATTTGAGCCGATGCAAATCGGGCCTGTCACGGCAAAGAACCGCTTTTATCAGGTGCCTCATTGCAATGGTGGGGGATACCGCGATCCGTCAGCCGCCGCAGCGATGCGCGGCTCCAAGGCGGAAGGCGGCTGGGGCGTTATCTTTACTGAACAATGTGAGATGCACCACACCTCAGAAATCACCCCATTCATCGAGCTGCGCCTATGGGAGGACAAGGACATCCCGATGTTGAACAAAATGTCGGACAGGATGAAGGAACACGGCGCGCTAGCGGGGATACAGCTGGCGTATTCGGGGGTGAATGGCCCGAACCTATACAGCAAGGAAGTGCCGCTTGCGGTGTCGGCGCAACCCATCCGCACGTTTACCAATGATCCGGTGCAGGCGCGGGCCTTGGACAAGGCTGATATTCGCGATCTGCGCCGCTGGTTTGTGAATGCGGCAAAGCGGTCCCAGACTGCGGGTTTTGATCTGATCTGTCTTTATGGCGCGCATGGGTTCGGGATTTTTCAGCACTTCCTGAGCCGCGCAACCAACCATCGAACCGACGAATACGGCGGCAGTTTGGAAAACCGTGCCCGCTTTGTGAATGAAGTGATCGCGGATATTCGCGATGCTGTCGGGGATAGCATGGGCATCACGCTGCGCGTGTCGCTTGATGAAACCATTGGCGATCTAGGGTTTTCCAACGCCGAGGTGCGCGAATTTGTCGATATGAACCGCAACCTGCCTGACCTTTGGGATTTGGCGCAAGGCACTTGGGAGGAATGCTCTGGCCCGTCCCGTTTCAAAGAGGAGGCCGCCCAGCATGAGCTGGTGAAGGGCATTCACGAGCTGACGGACAAGCCGATCGTCGGTGTTGGCCGCTTTACCAGCCCTGATGTGATGGCGAAAATGATCAAAACCGGCACGCTGGATTTCATCGGCTGTGCGCGGCCATCCATCGCTGACCCTTTCCTGCCCAAAAAGATCGAAGAGGGCCGTATCGAGGACATCCGCGAATGTATCGGCTGCAATATCTGTGTGACGGGCGATATGACCATGTCGATCAGCCGCTGCACCCAGAACCCCACATTTATGGAGGAATGGCGCAAAGGTTGGCACCCTGAGCGGATGAACACCAAGGGCGAGAGTTCGAATGTGTTGATTGTCGGCGCTGGGCCTGCGGGGTTAGAGGCCGCGCGCGCGACGGCGGAACGTGGCTATGACGTCGCATTGGCCGAAGCGGGCACCATTTTGGGGGGGCGGGTTGCGCAGGAGCGCCACCTTCCAGGGTTGAGCGCCTGGGGGCGGGTTGCCGATTACCGCGAATACCAGATCAGCCAGAAACCAAATGTCGAAAGCTATTTTGACAGCGCGTTGGATGCAGACAGCATTCTGGAGTTCGGCTTTGAAAATGTTTGCATTGCCAGTGGGGCCAAATGGCGCCGCGATGGTGTGTCGCGCCAGCATGTCGTTCCGTTTCCAACGGATGAGGCGATGCAAATCTTTACGCCTGATGACCTTATGGCGTCGGCCAGCCCTTCAGGGCATGTGGTGATTTATGACGATGATCACTATTACATGGGCGGGGTCATGGCCGAGCTTTTGATCCAGAAAGGGTGTTCGGTCACGCTGGTGACGCCAGCCGCTTATGTCAGCGAATGGACGCTGAACACGCTGGAACAGCATGAGATTCACCGCCGCCTCGCAAGAATGGGTGTCCAGATCGAGCTGAACCGAGGGGTTACCGAGATCGCCAGTGATCACGTTGTGAGCAATTGCATGTTCACCGACCAGACCCGCCCGATCGCCTGTGATGCGGTTTTGCTGGTTTCCTCAAAAGTTGAAAACAACAAGGTCTATCTGGACCTGAAAGCCCGCGAAGCAGAATGGGCAGATGCGGGGATCAAATCGGTCCAACTGATTGGCGATGCAAATGCACCGGGCCCCATCGCTTGGGCGACTTATGCAGGGCATCGGTATGCCCGAGAGTTGGATGGTGAAGACATCGGTGATGCGTTGCCCTTCCGCCGCGAAATTACGGAGCTAGCAGTAGATTGA
- a CDS encoding RidA family protein, whose product MAHTRIRKFNTSDTYPEQNLDNDLCQAVVTEGGKTVWLRGQCPQNLDDAVNITSSDPVEQTHKVMQNIKQLIEEAGGEMAHLVKVVVYITDVRHREAVYRTMGEYIKGVHPVSTGLVVQALARPEWLVEIDGTAVIPT is encoded by the coding sequence ATGGCCCACACGCGTATCCGCAAATTCAATACGTCTGACACATACCCCGAACAGAACCTTGATAACGACCTCTGTCAGGCTGTTGTCACTGAAGGGGGCAAGACGGTTTGGCTGCGCGGGCAATGCCCGCAAAACCTTGATGATGCGGTAAACATCACCAGCAGCGATCCTGTCGAGCAGACCCATAAGGTTATGCAAAACATCAAACAGCTGATCGAAGAGGCTGGCGGCGAGATGGCGCATTTGGTCAAAGTGGTGGTCTATATCACCGATGTGCGCCACCGCGAGGCGGTTTACCGCACGATGGGCGAATACATCAAAGGCGTGCATCCGGTGTCCACGGGGCTGGTGGTGCAGGCTTTGGCCCGTCCTGAGTGGCTGGTCGAGATCGACGGCACGGCGGTGATCCCGACATGA
- a CDS encoding flavin-containing monooxygenase, whose amino-acid sequence MPVETVDTLVVGAGQAGIALCEHLGKQGAPFLVLEKSRIAESWRTSRWDALVTNGPVWHDRFPNLEFKGNAPDEFVGKDRVADYIEEYAGMVDAPVRTGVEVIKAERLPDRAGFRVETTQGVIEAARIVSATGAFQHPVMPPIVPEGAQVSQMHSASYRNPEQLAEGAVMVVGAGSSGAQIADELNRAGRKVYLSVGPHDRPPRRYRGRDFVWWLGVLGLWDMAAQKPGAEHVTISVSGAYGGRTMDFRRLAGEGVTLLGLTDGYDEGTVSFADDLGKNIAAGDANYFEMLDAADAYAEAMGLDLPLEPEAREMFADPECLTNPISSLDLAKEGITTIIWATGFKQDFSWLKVDAFDDQGAPIHQRGVSKEPGVYFLGLPWQSRRGSTFLWGVWHDAKFIADQIAIQRAYADYQGEAAIVLPAAE is encoded by the coding sequence ATGCCCGTCGAAACCGTTGATACACTTGTTGTAGGGGCAGGTCAGGCTGGAATTGCTTTGTGCGAGCACCTTGGCAAGCAGGGGGCGCCCTTCCTTGTTTTGGAAAAGAGCCGCATCGCCGAAAGTTGGCGCACGTCGCGCTGGGATGCCTTGGTTACCAACGGTCCTGTCTGGCATGACCGTTTCCCTAATCTGGAGTTTAAAGGGAACGCACCTGATGAATTTGTAGGCAAAGACAGGGTCGCGGATTACATCGAAGAATATGCAGGGATGGTAGATGCCCCTGTGCGGACAGGTGTCGAAGTGATCAAAGCCGAGCGATTGCCAGATCGCGCAGGGTTTCGGGTGGAAACGACACAGGGTGTGATCGAGGCGGCGCGTATTGTTTCCGCCACAGGGGCGTTTCAACATCCGGTTATGCCTCCGATTGTGCCAGAGGGTGCACAGGTTAGTCAGATGCACTCGGCCAGTTACCGCAACCCTGAGCAGCTGGCTGAGGGGGCTGTGATGGTTGTCGGGGCTGGCTCATCAGGGGCGCAAATCGCGGATGAGCTAAACCGCGCGGGGCGCAAGGTGTACCTTTCTGTTGGGCCGCATGACCGCCCACCGCGCCGCTATCGCGGGCGGGATTTTGTTTGGTGGCTAGGCGTTTTGGGCCTATGGGACATGGCCGCGCAAAAACCGGGGGCAGAGCATGTCACGATCTCGGTGAGTGGTGCCTATGGCGGGCGCACCATGGATTTTCGTCGTCTGGCGGGCGAAGGTGTGACCCTGTTGGGGCTGACCGATGGGTACGATGAGGGCACAGTGTCCTTCGCAGATGATTTGGGCAAAAACATCGCGGCGGGTGATGCGAATTATTTTGAAATGTTGGATGCGGCTGACGCCTATGCCGAGGCGATGGGCCTTGATTTGCCACTGGAGCCGGAAGCACGCGAGATGTTTGCCGACCCCGAGTGCCTGACAAACCCGATTTCATCCCTTGATCTGGCCAAGGAAGGGATCACGACCATCATATGGGCAACGGGGTTCAAGCAGGATTTCAGCTGGCTGAAGGTGGATGCGTTTGATGATCAGGGGGCGCCGATCCATCAAAGAGGGGTCTCTAAGGAACCGGGGGTTTATTTCCTTGGGTTACCTTGGCAATCGCGCCGCGGATCAACATTTTTGTGGGGCGTTTGGCATGATGCAAAATTCATCGCCGACCAGATTGCCATTCAACGCGCCTATGCCGACTATCAAGGCGAAGCAGCCATTGTGCTGCCAGCCGCCGAATAA
- a CDS encoding aromatic ring-hydroxylating oxygenase subunit alpha — protein MSELHSTLQRLAALPADRPQGMPGAFYTDPDRFHYECQTALRWGWHCLGRVDEVPQAGDFFTVQVLNEPIVVVRGDDGELRALANLCRHRGMPLAEGRGNVKRFLCSYHAWMYGRDGALLRATRMENAGFDAASCRMHQHNTHIWNGFIYVNLDAQAAPFDHPDLDALVAPYEPENFRLVHVAEEDWMTNWKCLVENFMEGYHLSVVHPETLHGYTPTGMARKLGGGGGFTSYAANYPRNITSRGAGAAGLSEEERHRSTLFSVFPTQVASQAATLLVSLSIFPREAGRITVKWTMSVYGDELDDETIAQRIALWEEVNREDREKLERMQIALGSAHAVEGPLAGEDYEGTVRDFLVWLAAQDAAVQA, from the coding sequence ATGAGCGAGTTACATTCAACACTTCAACGTTTGGCCGCTCTGCCGGCTGATCGCCCACAAGGGATGCCGGGCGCGTTTTATACCGACCCTGATCGCTTTCATTATGAATGCCAGACCGCGCTGCGGTGGGGGTGGCACTGCCTTGGCCGTGTGGACGAGGTGCCCCAAGCGGGGGATTTCTTTACCGTACAGGTTTTGAACGAGCCGATTGTTGTCGTGCGCGGAGATGACGGAGAGCTGCGCGCATTGGCGAACTTATGCCGTCATCGGGGCATGCCGCTGGCCGAGGGGCGCGGGAATGTGAAGCGGTTCTTATGCAGCTATCATGCATGGATGTATGGCCGCGACGGCGCGTTGCTGCGGGCCACACGGATGGAGAACGCAGGGTTTGATGCGGCCTCTTGTCGGATGCACCAGCACAACACGCATATCTGGAACGGGTTTATCTATGTGAACCTTGATGCGCAGGCCGCGCCCTTTGATCATCCTGATCTGGACGCATTGGTCGCGCCCTATGAGCCCGAAAATTTTCGGCTGGTCCATGTCGCCGAAGAAGACTGGATGACCAATTGGAAATGTCTGGTTGAGAATTTTATGGAAGGATACCACCTATCGGTGGTGCACCCCGAGACGTTGCATGGCTACACGCCAACGGGAATGGCCCGCAAATTGGGCGGCGGCGGGGGTTTTACCAGCTACGCTGCGAACTATCCGCGCAATATCACCTCGCGCGGGGCAGGGGCTGCGGGGCTGAGTGAGGAAGAGCGCCACCGCTCGACCTTGTTCTCGGTTTTCCCGACCCAAGTCGCCAGCCAAGCCGCCACCCTGTTGGTATCGCTGAGTATTTTCCCGCGAGAGGCAGGCAGGATCACGGTGAAATGGACCATGTCGGTATATGGGGATGAGTTGGACGATGAAACAATCGCGCAGCGTATTGCCCTATGGGAAGAGGTAAACCGCGAAGACCGCGAAAAGCTGGAGCGGATGCAGATCGCCTTGGGCTCGGCCCATGCCGTTGAGGGGCCGTTAGCGGGTGAGGACTATGAAGGCACAGTGCGTGACTTTTTGGTTTGGCTCGCGGCACAAGACGCGGCGGTGCAGGCTTGA
- a CDS encoding aromatic ring-hydroxylating oxygenase subunit alpha yields MSMSNPVQELRQNVAIPFEQAQAMPPSVYTSDAFLNEELEHIFAKDWFCVGRADALANAGDYTTCELAGQPILVIRDNDGDLRAMSNVCLHRMSTLLQGSGQTRSIVCPYHAWTYNLNGSLRGAPAMSLNEGFCKDQYKLPQVKCQEWLGWVFVSLNAEAPDVKVQLQAVESMIAGYDMTNYTEAFQEEHVWDTNWKVLAENFMESYHLPVCHAGTIGGLSKLEDMVCPPGHEAFNYHTILKDDQLRIAMAHPSNDRLKGDERRTTFLLAIYPSLMITLTPGYFWYLSLHPKGPGQVHIRFGGGMSDDYKDDPDAQQNFKDLKALLDDVNVEDRGCTEKVFRGLSSDRAAPGHLSHLERPNYDFAQYLMARIDAAKNS; encoded by the coding sequence ATGTCCATGTCAAACCCAGTCCAGGAATTGCGCCAGAATGTTGCGATCCCGTTTGAGCAGGCGCAGGCCATGCCGCCCTCTGTTTACACTTCCGACGCGTTTTTGAACGAAGAGCTAGAGCATATCTTTGCCAAGGATTGGTTCTGCGTGGGGCGCGCAGATGCATTGGCCAATGCAGGGGATTACACAACCTGCGAATTGGCTGGCCAGCCGATACTGGTGATCCGCGATAACGATGGCGATCTACGGGCGATGTCGAATGTCTGCCTGCACCGGATGTCGACGTTGTTACAGGGCAGCGGCCAAACCCGATCAATTGTCTGCCCCTACCACGCGTGGACCTACAACCTGAACGGCTCCTTGCGCGGCGCGCCTGCGATGTCGTTGAACGAAGGGTTCTGCAAGGATCAATACAAGCTACCGCAGGTCAAATGCCAAGAATGGCTGGGCTGGGTGTTTGTATCGCTGAATGCCGAGGCTCCGGATGTAAAGGTCCAGTTGCAAGCCGTTGAAAGCATGATCGCTGGCTATGACATGACGAATTACACCGAAGCGTTCCAAGAAGAGCATGTCTGGGACACCAATTGGAAAGTCTTGGCCGAGAATTTCATGGAAAGCTATCACCTGCCAGTGTGTCATGCTGGCACGATCGGGGGCTTGTCCAAGCTGGAAGATATGGTCTGCCCGCCGGGACATGAGGCGTTCAACTATCACACGATCCTTAAGGATGATCAGTTGCGCATCGCGATGGCGCACCCCTCTAACGACCGTCTAAAGGGGGATGAGCGGCGGACGACATTCTTGTTGGCGATTTACCCCAGTTTGATGATCACGCTGACTCCGGGTTATTTCTGGTATCTGTCGCTGCACCCAAAAGGCCCGGGACAGGTGCACATCCGCTTTGGGGGCGGGATGTCGGATGATTACAAAGATGACCCTGACGCGCAGCAGAACTTCAAAGACCTCAAGGCGTTGCTGGATGACGTGAACGTCGAGGATCGCGGCTGTACCGAAAAAGTATTCCGCGGGCTGAGTTCGGATCGCGCAGCGCCGGGGCACCTAAGCCACCTTGAGCGCCCAAACTATGACTTTGCGCAATATCTCATGGCGCGCATCGACGCCGCCAAAAACAGTTGA
- a CDS encoding pyridoxal phosphate-dependent decarboxylase family protein, with translation MTDILAWTRNRILGGQDPTHGAQSFAALEPVLGGSITAEGIGGAAAFDLFKDVIVPSTRPFGHPTSLSYVASAPSQAALSFDAALGAAGIFAGNWDGGAGAIHAENQALSWLADLAGWGDTAGGVFVAGGTLGNLCALHAARDWKSRQGPRPQRWAVLCSGEAHSSIRAAASVMDVDVIEVTPDETGRISGQAARDVWQPNVFAIVANAGATNCGAVDDISGLADLAEEHDLWLHIDGAYGLAAIADPQTRPVFAGIDRAHSLIVDPHKWLFAPYDSCALVYRNAADAANAHGQSAVYLDAVDKTHWNPSDYALHLTRRARGLPFWYSLATHGTTAYGEAIATTIATAQKIADGIDQMEGLELLLGPQLSVVLFRPKDMSEQMMEEWAEENRRSGALLCLPTTWHGQKVFRLCIVNPDTDAKDVLETLKTLT, from the coding sequence ATGACGGATATTCTGGCATGGACGCGCAACCGCATTCTGGGCGGACAGGACCCGACCCATGGCGCACAAAGCTTTGCCGCGCTTGAGCCCGTTTTGGGGGGCTCTATCACAGCCGAGGGTATCGGCGGTGCGGCGGCCTTTGATCTGTTCAAAGATGTGATTGTTCCCTCAACCCGTCCTTTCGGGCATCCCACATCCCTTAGCTATGTGGCCTCGGCCCCCAGCCAAGCCGCGCTGAGCTTTGATGCGGCTCTTGGGGCGGCGGGTATTTTTGCGGGGAATTGGGATGGGGGCGCTGGCGCGATCCATGCAGAAAATCAGGCCCTAAGCTGGCTGGCGGATCTGGCAGGCTGGGGCGATACGGCTGGCGGAGTTTTTGTTGCTGGCGGCACATTGGGCAATCTTTGCGCGCTTCATGCGGCCCGCGATTGGAAATCACGCCAAGGTCCGCGCCCGCAGCGATGGGCGGTTTTATGTTCGGGAGAGGCCCATAGCTCGATCCGCGCGGCGGCTAGCGTCATGGATGTGGATGTGATTGAGGTCACACCAGATGAGACAGGGCGCATATCTGGGCAGGCCGCGCGGGATGTTTGGCAGCCCAATGTCTTTGCTATTGTTGCCAATGCAGGGGCGACGAATTGCGGCGCGGTTGATGATATCTCTGGTTTGGCAGACCTCGCCGAAGAGCATGACCTGTGGCTGCATATTGATGGCGCCTATGGGTTGGCAGCTATTGCCGATCCTCAGACGCGCCCCGTTTTTGCAGGGATTGATCGGGCCCACAGCCTGATCGTGGATCCGCATAAATGGCTGTTTGCCCCCTATGATAGTTGCGCATTGGTTTACCGCAATGCGGCGGATGCGGCCAACGCCCATGGGCAAAGCGCGGTCTATCTGGACGCGGTGGACAAAACGCATTGGAACCCGTCCGATTACGCGCTGCATCTGACCCGCCGCGCGCGGGGGCTGCCGTTTTGGTACTCGTTAGCAACCCATGGGACCACAGCCTATGGCGAGGCCATAGCGACAACCATCGCAACCGCACAGAAAATTGCCGATGGGATTGACCAAATGGAGGGGCTGGAGCTGCTCTTGGGGCCGCAGCTTTCGGTGGTCCTGTTCCGTCCAAAAGATATGTCGGAGCAGATGATGGAAGAATGGGCCGAAGAGAACCGCCGATCAGGCGCGTTATTGTGTCTGCCAACCACGTGGCACGGGCAAAAAGTATTCCGCCTGTGCATTGTGAATCCCGACACAGATGCCAAAGATGTTCTTGAGACGCTAAAGACGTTAACCTGA
- a CDS encoding DUF1028 domain-containing protein has protein sequence MTFSLVARCAETGMFGLAISSSSPAVAARCAYARAGVGAVASQNVTDPTLGPLALDHMASGMSAAEAIEQVRDTGKFIEYRQVLAVDKDGGTEIHSGPNSLGIWTQAQGVDVASGGNLLANDGVPQAVVDGFLGTSGHIGDRLIAAMRAGLAQGGEAGPLHSAGMLIVDKVAWPVAELRCDWTEGCPIENIATAWDVYKPQLQAYVQRALDPREAPSYGVPGDA, from the coding sequence ATGACGTTTTCACTGGTGGCGCGCTGTGCCGAAACGGGCATGTTCGGATTGGCGATTTCATCTTCCTCACCTGCGGTTGCGGCGCGCTGCGCCTATGCGCGCGCGGGCGTGGGGGCGGTTGCTTCGCAAAATGTCACTGATCCCACGCTGGGGCCGCTCGCGCTGGATCATATGGCCAGCGGTATGAGCGCGGCAGAGGCAATCGAGCAGGTGCGCGACACTGGCAAGTTCATCGAATACCGTCAGGTTCTGGCCGTGGATAAGGACGGAGGCACTGAGATTCATTCTGGCCCGAATTCCCTTGGCATTTGGACACAGGCCCAAGGGGTGGATGTGGCCTCGGGGGGGAATTTGTTGGCCAATGATGGCGTCCCCCAAGCCGTTGTAGACGGGTTTCTGGGCACCTCGGGCCATATTGGAGATCGGTTGATCGCGGCCATGCGCGCGGGGCTGGCCCAAGGGGGTGAGGCGGGGCCGCTGCATTCGGCTGGCATGTTGATTGTGGACAAGGTCGCATGGCCTGTCGCCGAGCTGCGCTGTGATTGGACTGAAGGCTGCCCCATCGAAAACATCGCCACGGCGTGGGACGTCTATAAACCGCAGCTGCAAGCCTATGTGCAACGGGCACTCGATCCACGAGAGGCGCCATCCTATGGCGTGCCCGGCGACGCGTAG
- a CDS encoding LysR family transcriptional regulator has translation MQLRFTIRQLEYFVAVGEQGSIAQASAMVNVSSPSISAAITQLEAEFGLPLFVRKHAHGLSLTQAGAQFLAQARKVLAEAEGLNRLAGTISGNVQGPLTVGCLLTFVQVLLPAIRRKFQEANPEVQVSQIECDQVTLIKKLQRAEIDVALTYDLEVPADLEFIPVRSLPLYAVVSAYHPLADRKSVSVETLADHPMVLLDLPISSTYFLSIFEKASLRPNIVERTRDMAVMRSLVANGFGFSVANIRPHSDLSPDGRELRFIPLEGAHRPMRLGFIVPEGARSVLSINAFIEHASQSISAWGYPGLPIKEET, from the coding sequence ATGCAGCTGAGATTCACCATTCGCCAACTTGAGTATTTTGTCGCCGTTGGCGAGCAGGGGTCAATCGCGCAAGCCAGCGCGATGGTGAATGTTTCCTCGCCGTCGATTTCGGCGGCAATCACCCAGCTGGAGGCCGAGTTTGGCCTGCCGCTATTCGTGCGCAAACACGCCCATGGGCTAAGCCTGACCCAAGCTGGCGCGCAGTTTTTGGCACAGGCGCGCAAAGTGTTGGCCGAAGCCGAAGGGTTGAACCGTCTTGCGGGTACGATTTCGGGGAATGTGCAGGGGCCGTTGACGGTGGGGTGCCTGCTGACCTTTGTGCAGGTTCTGTTACCTGCGATCCGGCGCAAGTTTCAGGAAGCAAACCCTGAGGTGCAGGTGTCGCAGATCGAATGCGATCAGGTGACCTTGATCAAAAAGCTTCAGCGTGCGGAAATCGATGTGGCACTGACCTATGATCTGGAAGTTCCCGCGGATTTGGAATTTATTCCGGTGCGCTCATTGCCCCTATATGCGGTTGTTTCGGCCTATCACCCTTTGGCAGATCGCAAATCTGTATCGGTTGAGACATTGGCAGATCACCCTATGGTACTGCTGGATCTGCCGATCAGTAGCACCTATTTCCTGAGCATTTTTGAAAAAGCATCCCTCAGGCCCAACATCGTTGAACGCACGCGGGATATGGCTGTTATGCGCTCGTTGGTTGCAAACGGGTTTGGGTTTTCGGTTGCCAATATTCGTCCTCATAGCGATCTGTCACCAGACGGTCGGGAGTTGCGCTTTATTCCGCTGGAAGGGGCGCATCGCCCCATGCGGCTTGGCTTTATCGTGCCTGAAGGGGCGCGCAGTGTTTTGTCGATTAATGCATTCATCGAACATGCCTCTCAGTCGATTTCAGCTTGGGGGTATCCAGGCCTTCCCATCAAGGAAGAGACTTAG